A region of Desulfitobacterium chlororespirans DSM 11544 DNA encodes the following proteins:
- a CDS encoding acyl-CoA dehydratase activase, translated as MAIVCGIDLGSRSVKIAVMESSSEGLPPQLKRLERLDTIGFYREYGRKVQGKLVVDFKALGLPEVDCLVSTGYGRNTLEVAGGETIPELKAHVRGAIFQTGLKDFTLVDLGGQDSKIIAVKNGRMVDFQTNDKCAASSGRYLENMANVLGMTLEELGDHAADPVELNSTCAVFGESELIGKIVEGEPMPRLAAGVNATIVKRILPLLRSYTSDIIVFTGGVAHNKAVRELLREGTAKEVVVPREPQFNGAIGCAIYGFEELGEEED; from the coding sequence ATGGCAATAGTATGTGGAATAGATCTGGGAAGCCGGAGTGTTAAGATTGCGGTGATGGAAAGTTCATCAGAAGGGCTGCCGCCGCAGCTTAAGCGCTTGGAACGGCTGGATACCATTGGCTTTTATCGGGAATATGGCCGCAAGGTTCAGGGGAAGCTGGTCGTTGATTTTAAAGCCTTGGGCCTTCCTGAGGTGGATTGTTTGGTTTCAACAGGTTACGGGCGCAATACCCTGGAGGTGGCCGGCGGAGAGACCATACCGGAATTGAAGGCTCATGTCAGAGGGGCGATCTTTCAGACAGGGCTGAAGGATTTTACTTTGGTGGATCTGGGCGGCCAGGATAGTAAGATCATCGCTGTAAAAAACGGCCGGATGGTGGATTTTCAGACGAATGATAAATGTGCGGCATCCTCAGGGAGATATCTCGAGAACATGGCCAATGTCCTGGGCATGACTCTTGAGGAGCTGGGCGATCATGCCGCCGATCCGGTGGAATTGAATTCTACCTGTGCAGTCTTCGGAGAAAGTGAATTAATCGGCAAGATTGTGGAGGGAGAGCCTATGCCCCGCCTGGCGGCGGGAGTTAATGCGACCATCGTTAAACGTATCCTCCCACTTCTTCGTTCCTATACCAGTGATATCATCGTGTTTACCGGAGGAGTGGCTCATAATAAAGCCGTCCGGGAGCTTTTGCGGGAGGGGACTGCTAAGGAAGTCGTCGTTCCTCGGGAGCCCCAGTTCAATGGAGCGATTGGATGTGCGATCTATGGGTTTGAGGAGCTCGGGGAAGAAGAGGATTAG
- a CDS encoding 2-hydroxyacyl-CoA dehydratase family protein, with protein sequence MSKIGLTTTVPVEVIYAAGDTPVDLNNIFISDTREAMLRIEEAELAGYPRNVCGWIKGLYATALKSPEIKKIVAVTQGDCSNTHALMETWEEEGIEIVPFAFPYDRDGDMLRLQLEKLITALGTTWDQVREQKVRLDQIRQLAWEIDCLTWEENKVRGFENHLYLVSCSDFNGDPEGFARDLEGFIAEAKEREPLNLKFKGRKKRELRLGFMGVPPIMPDLYNFLEEHGARVVFNEVQRQFSMPFATEDIVEQYQLYTYPYNVFGRIEDVAREAERRQLDGLIHYTQSFCYRQIEDLIVRRRLDYPILNLEGENPTGLDARSKMRLESFLQMLRD encoded by the coding sequence ATGAGCAAAATTGGGTTGACTACGACGGTACCGGTCGAAGTGATTTATGCAGCCGGAGATACACCGGTGGATTTGAATAATATTTTTATCTCGGATACCAGGGAAGCGATGCTGAGGATTGAGGAGGCGGAGCTGGCCGGGTACCCGCGGAATGTGTGCGGCTGGATTAAGGGCTTGTATGCGACGGCTCTTAAGAGTCCGGAAATTAAGAAAATCGTGGCGGTAACCCAGGGGGATTGCAGCAACACCCATGCCTTGATGGAGACTTGGGAGGAAGAGGGAATCGAAATTGTTCCTTTTGCCTTTCCTTATGATCGGGATGGAGATATGCTCAGACTCCAATTGGAGAAGCTGATCACGGCTCTGGGGACCACCTGGGATCAGGTGCGGGAGCAAAAGGTCCGTTTGGATCAGATTCGTCAGCTGGCCTGGGAGATCGATTGCTTGACTTGGGAAGAGAATAAGGTCAGAGGCTTTGAAAATCATCTCTACCTGGTTTCCTGTTCAGATTTCAATGGAGATCCGGAGGGATTTGCCCGGGATCTGGAAGGCTTCATTGCCGAGGCCAAAGAACGGGAGCCTCTTAACCTTAAATTTAAAGGTCGTAAAAAAAGAGAACTCCGGCTTGGGTTCATGGGAGTGCCGCCGATTATGCCGGATCTTTATAATTTCCTGGAGGAGCATGGGGCACGGGTGGTCTTTAATGAAGTGCAAAGGCAATTCAGCATGCCTTTTGCCACCGAGGATATCGTGGAGCAATATCAGCTTTATACTTATCCGTATAATGTCTTTGGACGGATTGAGGATGTGGCGCGGGAGGCAGAACGGCGGCAACTGGATGGACTGATCCATTATACTCAGAGCTTCTGCTATCGCCAGATTGAAGACTTGATTGTCCGCAGACGCCTGGATTATCCGATTCTCAATCTTGAAGGTGAGAATCCTACGGGTTTGGATGCCCGGAGCAAAATGAGGCTGGAATCCTTTTTACAGATGCTCCGCGATTGA
- a CDS encoding methylaspartate ammonia-lyase — translation MKIVDMIASPGLTGFYFDDQQAIKAGAGQDGFAYTGAPMTSGFGAVRQRGESISVMLILEDGQVAFGDCAAVQYSGAGGRDPLFLAHDFIPMIMEELRPKLVGQELDSFRKLADSIEHSRRPTGESYHTAIRYGVSQAILDGVAKAKKLTMTEVILGEYQLPLVLEPVPIFTQTGDERYANVDKAILKRAGVLPHALINNVETKLGKHGELLLEYVNWLRDRVIRLGDGAYRPILHIDVYGTIGMAFADDVERMVEYFGDLEKAAEPFPLRIEGPMDAGNKAEQLKRLKGLREALKEAGVKVEVVADEWCNTYEDIVEFVDAQAADMVQIKTPDLGGIQNTIEAVLYARKFGVGAYVGGSCNETDAGGRTAVHVALATRPDQMLAKPGMGVDEGYMIVHNEMNRTLELLRYKTGLKSSGCKS, via the coding sequence GTGAAGATTGTTGATATGATCGCTTCACCGGGCTTAACAGGGTTTTACTTTGATGATCAGCAGGCGATCAAAGCAGGGGCGGGTCAGGATGGGTTTGCCTATACGGGGGCTCCCATGACCTCTGGGTTTGGTGCTGTTCGTCAACGTGGGGAGTCGATTTCGGTGATGCTCATCCTGGAGGATGGGCAGGTGGCCTTTGGGGATTGTGCAGCGGTTCAGTACTCAGGGGCTGGGGGGCGTGATCCTCTTTTTTTGGCTCATGATTTTATCCCGATGATTATGGAAGAGCTCCGTCCCAAGCTTGTGGGGCAGGAACTGGATTCTTTCCGGAAGCTGGCAGACAGTATCGAGCATTCCCGGCGGCCCACTGGGGAATCCTATCATACAGCCATTCGCTATGGGGTGAGCCAGGCGATTCTGGATGGGGTGGCAAAAGCCAAAAAGCTGACCATGACGGAAGTGATCCTCGGGGAGTATCAGCTGCCTTTGGTGCTGGAGCCGGTGCCCATATTCACACAGACCGGGGATGAGCGGTATGCCAATGTGGATAAGGCCATACTCAAACGGGCCGGAGTGCTGCCCCATGCTCTCATCAACAATGTGGAGACTAAGCTGGGCAAGCATGGCGAACTGCTGCTGGAGTATGTGAATTGGCTGAGGGATCGGGTGATTCGCCTGGGGGATGGAGCTTACCGACCTATTCTGCATATTGATGTCTATGGGACCATCGGGATGGCTTTTGCAGATGATGTGGAGCGCATGGTGGAGTACTTCGGGGATCTGGAAAAAGCGGCGGAACCCTTTCCTTTGCGCATTGAAGGCCCGATGGATGCGGGAAACAAAGCAGAACAGCTGAAGCGGCTTAAGGGGTTGCGTGAAGCCCTTAAAGAGGCGGGTGTAAAGGTTGAGGTGGTTGCTGATGAATGGTGCAATACCTATGAGGATATTGTGGAATTCGTAGATGCCCAAGCGGCGGATATGGTTCAGATTAAAACTCCGGATCTGGGTGGGATTCAGAATACCATCGAAGCAGTGCTTTACGCCAGGAAGTTTGGGGTAGGTGCTTATGTGGGCGGTTCCTGCAATGAGACGGATGCCGGCGGCCGGACTGCCGTCCATGTAGCGTTGGCGACCCGTCCTGACCAAATGCTGGCCAAGCCGGGAATGGGTGTGGATGAAGGGTATATGATTGTGCATAATGAGATGAATCGGACGTTGGAGCTTTTGCGCTATAAAACCGGGTTGAAATCATCAGGCTGTAAATCTTAA